DNA sequence from the Bacillus pumilus genome:
GCTGTCAAATGAATGAGCATGACACAGAAGTGATGGCTGGTATTTTTATGGCGCTTGGTTATGAACCGACAAACTCAACGGAAGATGCAAATGTCATCTTATTAAACACTTGTGCAATTCGTGAGAATGCGGAAAACAAAGTGTTCGGAGAGCTTGGTCATTTAAAAGCATTAAAGCGTGAAAAGCCAGATTTAATTTTAGGTGTCTGCGGATGTATGTCTCAAGAGGAATCTGTCGTCAAGCGTATTTTGAAGAAACATCCATTTGTTGATTTGATTTTCGGTACACACAACATTCACCGCCTGCCAGAGCTGTTATCTGAATGCTATCTTTCAAAAGAAATGGTCATTGAGGTTTGGTCAAAAGAAGGCGATGTCATTGAAAACCTTCCGAGAGCCCGCCAAGGAAAAATTAAGGGCTGGGTGAATATTATGTACGGTTGTGATAAATTCTGTACATACTGTATCGTCCCTTACACGCGCGGTAAGGAAAGAAGTCGCCGCCCTGACGAAATTATTCAAGAGGTCAGACGTTTAGCGGCAGAAGGATATAAGGAAATTACCCTTCTTGGTCAAAACGTAAATGCGTATGGAAAAGATTTTGAAGACATGGAATATGGTCTTGGACACTTGATGGATGAGCTACGTAAAATCGATATTCCGCGTATCCGTTTTACAACAAGCCACCCGCGTGACTTTGACGATCACTTAATTGAAGTGCTTGCTAAGGGTGGGAACCTTCTCGATCATATTCATTTGCCAGTTCAATCAGGCAGTTCTTCTGTCTTGAAGCTTATGGCGAGAAAATATGACCGTGA
Encoded proteins:
- the miaB gene encoding tRNA (N6-isopentenyl adenosine(37)-C2)-methylthiotransferase MiaB, translating into MNEEQRKASGQVSSSDKKSEKDYSQYFEAVYIPPSLKDAKKRGKEEVEYNQFQIDERFQGLGNGRKFYIRTYGCQMNEHDTEVMAGIFMALGYEPTNSTEDANVILLNTCAIRENAENKVFGELGHLKALKREKPDLILGVCGCMSQEESVVKRILKKHPFVDLIFGTHNIHRLPELLSECYLSKEMVIEVWSKEGDVIENLPRARQGKIKGWVNIMYGCDKFCTYCIVPYTRGKERSRRPDEIIQEVRRLAAEGYKEITLLGQNVNAYGKDFEDMEYGLGHLMDELRKIDIPRIRFTTSHPRDFDDHLIEVLAKGGNLLDHIHLPVQSGSSSVLKLMARKYDRERYLDLVRKIKEAMPNASLTTDIIVGFPNETDEQFEETLSLYREVEFDAAYTFIYSPREGTPAAKMQDNVPMHVKKERLQRLNALVNEISAKKMKEYEGQTVEVLVEGESKNNPEILAGYTSKSKLVNFKAPKEAIGNIVKVKITQAKTWSLDGEMVGEAIEVN